Proteins encoded by one window of Funiculus sociatus GB2-C1:
- a CDS encoding Uma2 family endonuclease: protein MNTLILNIPSAVKLTDEQFYQICLANPDLRLELTAQGELIVMPPTGGETGRRNFSLNGQLWLWNRQTNQGVAFDSSTGFKLPNGATRSPDISWVKQERWDALTAEQKAEFPPLCPDFVLELRSASDSLSKAREKMQEYLDNGCRLGWLIDPQNQRVEIYRQDREVEIIESPTTLSGEEVLSGFVLDLTQIFSI from the coding sequence ATGAATACCCTAATTTTGAATATACCTTCTGCTGTTAAGCTGACAGATGAACAATTTTATCAAATTTGTCTGGCAAATCCAGATTTAAGACTGGAACTAACTGCACAAGGAGAACTGATAGTTATGCCACCAACTGGCGGAGAAACTGGTAGACGTAACTTTAGCTTAAACGGTCAGCTTTGGCTATGGAATCGCCAAACAAATCAGGGTGTTGCTTTCGACTCCTCAACTGGTTTTAAATTACCCAATGGTGCAACTCGTTCTCCTGATATCAGTTGGGTAAAGCAAGAACGCTGGGATGCTTTAACTGCTGAACAAAAAGCAGAATTTCCACCCCTTTGTCCTGACTTTGTGCTGGAATTGCGTTCTGCAAGTGATTCTCTGTCTAAAGCAAGAGAGAAAATGCAAGAATACCTTGACAATGGCTGTCGTTTGGGGTGGTTAATTGATCCACAAAATCAACGTGTGGAGATTTATCGACAAGATCGGGAAGTAGAAATTATCGAGTCTCCTACAACTTTATCTGGTGAAGAAGTGCTATCTGGATTTGTACTAGATTTAACGCAAATTTTCAGTATTTGA
- a CDS encoding class I SAM-dependent methyltransferase: MKEDIFDKEKKFHDQWASTIDVEGIKVKDYFEACTAPENRFILKQLGDIRGKRLLDLGCGAGENSVYFARKGALCLASDYSPGMVEVALQLAAANGVEIEGRTMNAIALDCPDNSFDIVYASNLLHHLPNPKLAIREMHRVLKPGGKACFWDPLKHNPVINVYRRMATKVRTEDETPLDINIVNFVKSEFSETSYDTFWLATLWIFLRFYLIEKVDPNKERYWKKIIIEQERLKPTYQRLETLDSVVKNIPLMKRFAWNLAVVATK; the protein is encoded by the coding sequence ATGAAAGAAGATATTTTTGACAAAGAGAAAAAATTTCACGATCAATGGGCATCTACTATAGATGTAGAAGGAATTAAAGTTAAAGATTACTTTGAAGCTTGTACCGCGCCAGAAAATCGATTTATCCTCAAGCAATTAGGGGATATTAGAGGTAAGCGACTTTTAGATTTAGGGTGTGGTGCTGGTGAAAATAGCGTCTATTTTGCCAGGAAAGGGGCCCTATGCTTAGCATCTGATTATTCTCCGGGTATGGTGGAAGTGGCACTGCAACTGGCAGCTGCTAATGGGGTGGAGATTGAGGGGCGAACTATGAATGCGATCGCTCTCGATTGCCCTGATAATAGTTTTGATATCGTCTACGCCTCGAATTTGCTGCACCATTTGCCTAATCCGAAACTCGCTATTAGGGAAATGCACCGGGTTCTCAAGCCTGGTGGAAAAGCTTGTTTTTGGGACCCTTTGAAGCACAATCCAGTTATTAATGTTTATCGGCGGATGGCTACTAAGGTGCGAACTGAAGATGAAACACCCCTGGATATTAATATTGTCAATTTTGTCAAATCCGAGTTTTCAGAAACGTCTTATGATACGTTTTGGCTAGCGACCCTGTGGATTTTCTTGCGCTTCTATTTGATTGAAAAAGTCGATCCAAATAAGGAGCGTTACTGGAAGAAAATTATTATTGAACAGGAAAGATTAAAGCCGACATATCAGCGATTAGAAACGCTAGATAGTGTAGTAAAAAATATTCCTTTAATGAAGCGTTTTGCTTGGAATTTGGCTGTGGTGGCGACGAAATAA
- a CDS encoding 2-isopropylmalate synthase — protein sequence MENQSNQGRIVIFDTTLRDGEQCPGATLNVDEKLSIARQLARLGVDVIEAGFAYASPGDFEAVQKIAKTVGTEDGPVICSLARAIKADIEAAAEALKPAAKGRIHTFISTSDIHLEYQLRKSRAEVLAIAEEMVAYAKSFMDDVEFSPMDAARSDPEFLYQVLERTIAAGAKTVNIPDTVGYMTPSEFGDLIRGIKENVPNIDQAIISVHGHNDLGLAVANFLEAVKNGARQLECTINGIGERAGNASLEELVMALHVRRQYYNPFLGRSEDSEEPLTNIDTRQIYKTSRLVSNLTGMLVQPNKAIVGANAFAHESGIHQDGVLKNKLTYEIMDAQSIGLTDNQIVLGKHSGRHAFSARLKELGFELTDSELNKAFLKFKELADKKKEITDWDLEAIANDETQQAPEIFRLELVQVSCGSNSQPTATVTLRTPAGEELTDAAIGTGPVDAVYKAINRVVNVPNQLIEFSVQSVTAGIDAIGEVTIRLKHGERVFSGHAANTDIIVASAQAYLNALNRLYSALQAQEGREPVTYQKL from the coding sequence ATGGAAAATCAATCAAACCAAGGCAGAATCGTAATTTTCGATACCACTCTTCGGGATGGCGAACAGTGTCCCGGAGCCACCCTAAATGTAGACGAAAAGTTGAGCATTGCGCGACAACTGGCGCGTTTAGGCGTGGATGTAATTGAAGCGGGTTTTGCTTATGCAAGCCCTGGGGATTTTGAGGCTGTGCAGAAAATTGCTAAAACAGTAGGGACAGAAGATGGCCCAGTTATCTGTAGTTTGGCAAGAGCAATTAAAGCGGATATCGAAGCAGCAGCCGAAGCGCTAAAACCAGCGGCGAAGGGTAGAATTCACACGTTTATTTCGACATCAGATATTCACTTGGAGTATCAGCTAAGAAAATCTAGGGCTGAAGTGTTAGCGATCGCAGAAGAAATGGTCGCTTATGCCAAATCCTTCATGGACGATGTAGAATTCTCTCCAATGGATGCAGCACGTTCTGACCCAGAGTTTCTTTACCAAGTGCTAGAAAGAACAATTGCTGCTGGTGCGAAAACTGTTAACATTCCCGATACTGTGGGTTACATGACTCCCAGCGAATTTGGGGATTTAATTCGGGGAATTAAAGAAAACGTTCCCAACATTGACCAAGCAATTATTTCAGTTCACGGTCACAACGATCTAGGTTTGGCTGTAGCTAACTTCTTGGAAGCTGTGAAAAATGGAGCGCGTCAGCTGGAATGTACTATTAACGGCATTGGCGAACGTGCTGGAAATGCTTCTTTAGAAGAATTGGTGATGGCTCTCCATGTGCGTCGGCAATATTACAATCCATTTTTGGGACGTTCAGAAGATTCAGAAGAACCGCTGACAAATATTGATACGCGCCAAATTTACAAGACATCCCGATTAGTTTCTAATTTGACTGGGATGTTGGTGCAGCCAAATAAAGCAATTGTCGGCGCGAATGCCTTTGCTCACGAGTCAGGAATTCACCAGGATGGGGTTCTAAAAAACAAACTGACTTATGAAATCATGGATGCCCAATCCATCGGATTAACAGATAATCAGATTGTATTAGGCAAACATTCTGGCCGCCATGCCTTCAGCGCCAGACTTAAAGAATTGGGCTTTGAACTAACTGATAGCGAGTTAAATAAAGCATTTCTGAAGTTCAAAGAATTGGCGGATAAAAAGAAAGAAATCACCGACTGGGATTTGGAAGCGATCGCTAACGACGAAACCCAACAAGCTCCCGAAATTTTCCGCTTAGAATTGGTGCAGGTATCCTGCGGCAGCAACTCCCAGCCCACAGCCACAGTAACACTCCGCACTCCCGCAGGTGAAGAACTAACTGATGCCGCTATTGGTACGGGGCCAGTAGATGCCGTGTATAAGGCAATCAACCGTGTGGTGAACGTACCCAACCAACTGATTGAGTTTTCCGTTCAATCTGTAACTGCCGGAATTGATGCTATCGGGGAAGTAACCATTCGCCTGAAGCACGGAGAACGGGTATTTTCCGGTCATGCGGCGAACACCGATATCATCGTTGCCTCCGCCCAAGCTTATCTCAACGCCTTGAATCGCCTTTACTCAGCTTTACAAGCTCAGGAAGGACGGGAACCCGTGACTTATCAGAAATTGTAA
- a CDS encoding NYN domain-containing protein, with amino-acid sequence MACLMNRLSIFVDGNNMFYAQQKNGWFFDPRRVLEYFKKEQPETTLINAFWYTGLKDPQDQRGFRDALISLGYTVRTKILKEYYDDTSGRYSQKANLDIEIVVDMFNTVEQYDRVVLFSGDGDFERAIELLRSKNTHITVVSTEGMIARELRNATDRYIDLNDIRDHIEKTEY; translated from the coding sequence ATGGCTTGCTTAATGAACCGTCTTTCTATTTTTGTAGACGGGAACAATATGTTCTACGCTCAACAAAAAAATGGTTGGTTTTTTGATCCTAGAAGGGTGTTGGAATATTTCAAAAAAGAACAGCCAGAAACAACACTCATCAATGCCTTCTGGTACACAGGGCTTAAAGATCCGCAGGATCAGCGGGGATTTCGAGACGCACTAATTAGTTTAGGGTATACCGTTCGCACTAAAATTCTCAAAGAATACTACGATGATACATCTGGGCGCTATTCCCAGAAAGCAAATTTAGATATTGAAATTGTCGTAGATATGTTTAATACAGTAGAGCAGTACGACAGGGTAGTTTTATTTAGTGGGGATGGCGATTTTGAAAGAGCCATCGAACTATTACGTTCCAAAAATACTCATATCACAGTGGTTTCTACAGAAGGAATGATAGCTAGAGAGCTGCGAAACGCTACAGATCGTTACATAGACTTAAATGATATTCGGGATCATATTGAGAAGACTGAATATTAG
- a CDS encoding sulfurtransferase → MTDNNFIVSAQWLGEHLNDPPVVIIDCRFSLTDPELGHKQYLTSHIPGAYYLDLNKDLSGNVEKHGGRHPLPSPEELANKLAAIGVNSQETLVVAYDDSRFAFASRLWWLLRYLGHNRQVVLDGGFAGWVAGGHPVTDVLPIPNTGNFVVQLQEDLVVDIETVKAKKDLPQVMLVDSREGDRYRGEREPIDPIAGHIPGALNYPWQDVSNTQSYLRLMTEQRQRWKGLEQAEEILVYCGSGVTACVNLLSLEIAGIHTGKLYAGSWSDWCSYL, encoded by the coding sequence ATGACTGATAACAACTTTATAGTTTCCGCCCAATGGCTAGGCGAACACCTTAACGATCCTCCAGTCGTTATTATAGATTGTCGCTTTTCCCTGACAGATCCAGAATTAGGACACAAACAGTACCTCACCAGTCACATACCGGGTGCTTACTATCTTGATTTAAATAAAGACCTTTCGGGTAATGTTGAAAAGCATGGTGGAAGACATCCTTTACCCAGCCCAGAAGAGTTAGCTAATAAGTTAGCAGCTATCGGGGTAAATTCTCAAGAAACCCTGGTTGTTGCTTACGATGATTCCAGATTCGCTTTTGCGTCCCGTCTCTGGTGGCTGCTGCGCTACCTGGGGCATAATCGTCAAGTCGTCTTGGATGGAGGGTTTGCGGGATGGGTAGCTGGGGGGCATCCAGTTACAGATGTTCTACCGATACCAAATACAGGTAATTTTGTGGTGCAGTTGCAAGAAGATTTAGTGGTGGATATTGAAACAGTGAAAGCAAAGAAAGACTTGCCGCAAGTTATGCTTGTAGATTCGCGAGAAGGCGATCGCTACCGAGGCGAACGAGAACCAATTGACCCGATTGCAGGTCATATTCCCGGCGCACTTAACTACCCTTGGCAAGATGTCTCTAACACTCAATCTTACCTACGACTGATGACAGAACAACGCCAACGATGGAAGGGTTTAGAGCAAGCTGAAGAAATTTTGGTCTATTGCGGTTCTGGTGTCACTGCTTGCGTCAATCTATTATCTCTTGAAATAGCTGGCATTCACACAGGCAAGCTTTATGCTGGCAGCTGGAGCGATTGGTGTTCCTACCTCTAA
- a CDS encoding MnmC family methyltransferase, whose amino-acid sequence MDNGGIFTPQLTDDGSFTFFSQEFCEAFHSQHGAKQEAELKFVNPLQLKEKAQQPTLHLLDVCYGLGYNTAAALETIWAVNPDCRVEWVGLELDASVAPAAIAHNLLNSWNPEYIQILAKLAISGQVKTERLQANLLIGDARETIRQVYLSGFRADAIFLDPFSPLHCPQLWTVEFLDMVAKCLKPSGRLATYSCAAAVRTALLAAQLQIGATPPVGRRSPGTVAAQKPRLPPLSLQEQEHLQTKAAIPYRDPNLSDPADVILQRRTIEQQTSSLEPSSHWKRRWCQKQDTKS is encoded by the coding sequence ATGGATAATGGCGGCATCTTCACACCACAACTTACAGATGATGGCTCATTCACCTTCTTCTCACAAGAGTTTTGCGAAGCTTTTCACAGTCAGCATGGTGCTAAGCAGGAAGCCGAACTTAAGTTTGTGAATCCTCTCCAACTCAAGGAGAAAGCGCAGCAACCAACATTGCATCTATTGGATGTTTGTTATGGTCTTGGCTACAATACAGCAGCAGCGTTGGAGACGATTTGGGCAGTAAATCCAGATTGTCGCGTTGAGTGGGTAGGCTTGGAATTAGACGCATCTGTAGCACCAGCTGCGATCGCGCACAATCTCCTCAATAGCTGGAACCCCGAATACATCCAAATTCTCGCTAAACTAGCAATATCTGGACAAGTTAAGACAGAACGTTTACAAGCAAATCTACTCATCGGTGATGCTAGGGAAACAATTAGGCAAGTATATCTCTCCGGCTTTAGAGCAGATGCAATTTTTCTCGATCCCTTTTCACCCTTGCACTGTCCCCAACTGTGGACAGTGGAATTTCTGGACATGGTTGCCAAATGCTTAAAACCTTCAGGGAGACTTGCTACCTATTCCTGTGCGGCGGCGGTGCGGACAGCACTTTTAGCAGCCCAGTTACAAATTGGTGCGACACCACCAGTAGGGAGACGATCGCCGGGAACCGTCGCCGCGCAAAAACCCCGATTACCGCCACTATCATTACAAGAACAGGAGCATTTGCAAACCAAAGCCGCCATTCCCTACCGCGATCCGAATCTGAGCGATCCAGCCGATGTAATTTTGCAACGGCGTACAATAGAACAGCAAACCAGCTCTCTAGAGCCATCCTCTCATTGGAAAAGGCGCTGGTGTCAAAAGCAAGATACAAAATCTTAA
- a CDS encoding response regulator: protein MSFIDSELPKVLVVDDHPSSRMTAVALLSVEGYEVLEADSGPVALERVLESNPDLILLDVMMPGMDGFEVCRRLKENEHTRLIPVVFITALNDRRSRIMGIEAGGDDFLTKPFDRLELSARVRSLVQQKRLNEDLDHAEQVLFSIARTVESRDPVTGDHCERLVTMGKTFGEFINLGRNEVRDLVWGGYLHDIGKVGIPDSVLLKKGKLTPEEWDIMKQHVTIGEKICKPLRTMRGVIPIIRYHHERWDGTGYPDGLVGDEIPILAQVFQIIDIYDALTSERPYKPAFTPAEALEIMNEEASKGWRNPQLVQQFAEFIQSTQQPESLSREEAFAQK from the coding sequence GTGAGCTTTATCGATTCTGAATTGCCCAAAGTTCTAGTTGTTGACGATCATCCCTCCAGTCGGATGACAGCAGTAGCACTCCTGTCGGTGGAAGGCTACGAAGTATTAGAAGCCGACAGTGGCCCAGTAGCATTAGAACGAGTGCTGGAAAGCAATCCGGACTTGATTTTGCTGGATGTAATGATGCCGGGAATGGATGGATTTGAGGTGTGTCGCCGCCTGAAGGAGAACGAACACACGCGCTTGATTCCGGTAGTGTTCATCACCGCATTAAATGACAGGCGATCGCGTATCATGGGCATAGAAGCTGGTGGTGATGACTTTCTCACCAAACCCTTCGACCGCTTGGAATTATCTGCTAGGGTGCGATCGCTCGTTCAGCAAAAGCGCTTAAATGAAGACCTGGATCACGCTGAACAAGTTCTTTTCTCAATTGCCCGTACCGTCGAAAGTCGCGACCCTGTAACTGGCGACCACTGCGAACGGCTGGTAACAATGGGCAAAACTTTCGGAGAGTTTATCAATCTTGGACGCAATGAAGTTCGGGATTTAGTCTGGGGAGGCTATCTCCATGATATCGGTAAGGTAGGGATTCCCGACTCCGTGCTGCTCAAAAAAGGAAAACTCACTCCCGAAGAGTGGGACATTATGAAACAGCATGTCACTATCGGGGAGAAAATTTGCAAACCCCTGCGAACCATGCGGGGTGTCATTCCCATTATTCGCTATCATCACGAACGCTGGGACGGTACTGGCTATCCGGATGGACTCGTAGGCGATGAAATTCCAATTCTTGCTCAGGTGTTTCAAATTATTGATATTTACGATGCCCTAACCAGTGAACGCCCATATAAACCGGCTTTCACCCCAGCCGAAGCTTTAGAAATCATGAACGAGGAAGCCTCAAAAGGTTGGCGCAATCCCCAACTTGTGCAGCAATTTGCTGAATTTATTCAATCTACTCAGCAACCTGAAAGCCTGAGTCGGGAGGAAGCGTTTGCTCAAAAATGA
- the glmU gene encoding bifunctional UDP-N-acetylglucosamine diphosphorylase/glucosamine-1-phosphate N-acetyltransferase GlmU, with amino-acid sequence MVAVAILAAGRGTRMKSDLPKVLHSLGGRSLVERVLHSLSEINPSRCLVIVGYQGDRVKDSLAGVIDHLPPIGSLEFVEQTEQLGTGHAVQQLLPHLEGFADDLLVLNGDVPLLRPQTIQNLLQTHKTNQNAATLLTAHLPNPKGYGRVFCNGQNLVKEIVEDRDCTPAQKQNRRINAGVYCFKWSQLEKVLPQLVANNDQQEYYLTDAVKFMAPVMAVDVEDYQEILGINDRKQMASAYEILQERVKDSWMAAGVTLIHPDTITIDDTVQLSPDVVVEPQTHLRGQTVIGAGSRIGPGSLIENSSIGENVTVLYSVVTDSAVKNGSRIGPYAHLRGHVEVGESCRVGNFVELKNSTLGDRTNVAHLSYLGDATLGNKVNIGAGTITANYDGVKKHPTTIGDRTKTGSNSVLVAPLTLGEDVTVAAGSVVTEDVPDDSLVIARSHQVIKPGWRLNPEK; translated from the coding sequence ATGGTAGCAGTAGCAATTCTTGCAGCAGGACGTGGAACGCGGATGAAATCGGATCTGCCCAAGGTTTTACACTCTTTGGGAGGGCGATCGCTCGTCGAACGGGTTCTGCATAGTCTGTCCGAAATCAATCCATCTCGGTGTCTTGTCATTGTCGGGTATCAGGGCGATCGCGTCAAAGACTCTCTTGCGGGGGTTATTGATCATTTGCCCCCAATTGGAAGTTTAGAGTTTGTCGAACAAACAGAACAGTTGGGTACAGGCCACGCCGTCCAGCAATTACTTCCCCACCTAGAGGGCTTCGCTGACGATTTGCTGGTTTTAAATGGGGATGTTCCCCTCTTGCGACCGCAAACCATCCAAAATCTGTTGCAGACTCATAAAACAAATCAAAACGCCGCTACCCTTCTCACCGCCCATCTCCCCAATCCTAAAGGCTACGGGCGGGTTTTTTGTAACGGTCAAAATCTGGTAAAAGAAATTGTGGAAGACCGGGACTGCACACCCGCTCAAAAGCAAAATCGTCGGATTAATGCAGGTGTTTACTGCTTCAAGTGGTCGCAACTGGAAAAGGTGCTACCGCAACTGGTGGCGAACAATGACCAGCAGGAATACTATCTCACCGATGCGGTAAAATTCATGGCACCTGTGATGGCTGTGGATGTGGAGGATTATCAGGAAATTCTCGGCATCAATGATCGCAAGCAGATGGCTTCGGCTTACGAAATATTACAAGAGCGGGTGAAAGATTCTTGGATGGCTGCTGGTGTCACTCTGATTCACCCAGACACGATTACGATTGACGACACGGTGCAGCTTTCTCCCGATGTGGTCGTTGAACCCCAAACTCATCTGCGCGGACAAACGGTAATTGGTGCAGGTAGTCGCATTGGCCCCGGTAGCTTGATTGAAAATAGCTCTATTGGGGAAAATGTGACAGTGCTTTATTCCGTGGTGACGGACAGCGCTGTTAAAAACGGCAGCCGAATTGGCCCCTACGCCCATCTCCGCGGTCATGTAGAGGTTGGGGAATCTTGCCGCGTCGGGAATTTTGTGGAATTGAAAAATAGCACTTTGGGCGATCGCACAAATGTCGCTCACCTATCTTATTTAGGAGATGCCACACTGGGTAATAAAGTTAACATTGGTGCTGGGACAATTACGGCAAACTACGACGGGGTGAAAAAGCATCCGACAACCATAGGCGATCGCACGAAAACTGGTTCTAACAGTGTTCTTGTCGCTCCGCTAACATTGGGAGAAGATGTGACAGTTGCTGCTGGGAGCGTAGTTACAGAAGATGTGCCAGATGATTCTCTGGTAATTGCGCGATCGCATCAAGTAATTAAACCCGGTTGGCGCTTAAACCCAGAAAAATAA
- a CDS encoding isoaspartyl peptidase/L-asparaginase, with protein MSVNQVQPKLIIHGGAGSSLKSKGGVDAVRQSLYKVVEEVYLLLMAGATASAAVVSACHMLEDDPRFNAGTGSVLQSDGQIRMSASLMDGESQRFSGVINVSRVQHPIELAQALQTSADRVLSDFGAMELIRELQVPVYNPMIEIRLQEWLQERDENFIKEAAGVIAEQELVEPSKAGVGTIGVVALDGQGNLAAGTSTGGKGFERIGRVSDSAMPAGNYATQKAAISCTGIGEDIIDECLAARIVVRVTDGLSLAQAFERSFGEAYNHRRDFGAIGIDATGAIAFGKTSEVLLSAFHTGEKMGDTLEWTGDTLTGFVA; from the coding sequence ATGTCAGTTAACCAGGTGCAACCCAAGCTTATCATTCACGGCGGTGCCGGAAGCTCTCTCAAGAGTAAAGGGGGAGTTGATGCAGTACGCCAATCTCTATACAAAGTCGTAGAGGAAGTTTACTTGTTGCTGATGGCAGGAGCAACTGCCTCAGCCGCAGTTGTCAGTGCTTGCCATATGCTAGAGGACGATCCCCGCTTTAATGCTGGAACAGGTTCCGTGCTGCAATCAGACGGGCAAATTCGCATGAGTGCTTCGCTGATGGATGGGGAAAGTCAGCGTTTCAGTGGTGTAATTAATGTCTCGCGGGTACAACATCCGATTGAATTAGCCCAAGCTTTACAAACTTCTGCGGATCGGGTGCTGTCGGATTTTGGGGCGATGGAACTAATCCGGGAATTGCAAGTTCCAGTTTACAATCCCATGATCGAGATCCGGTTGCAGGAATGGCTTCAGGAACGCGATGAGAACTTTATCAAAGAAGCTGCTGGAGTCATAGCGGAACAAGAGCTAGTTGAGCCAAGCAAGGCAGGAGTTGGAACGATTGGTGTAGTGGCTCTAGATGGGCAAGGAAACTTAGCTGCCGGAACTTCGACTGGTGGCAAGGGTTTTGAGCGAATTGGGCGGGTTAGTGACTCAGCGATGCCAGCCGGGAACTACGCTACCCAGAAAGCAGCGATCAGTTGTACGGGTATTGGGGAAGACATCATTGATGAGTGTCTGGCGGCGCGAATTGTGGTACGTGTCACTGATGGTTTATCTCTTGCCCAAGCGTTTGAGCGTTCGTTTGGCGAAGCTTATAACCACCGCCGAGATTTTGGGGCGATTGGAATTGATGCGACAGGCGCGATCGCTTTTGGCAAAACCAGTGAAGTCCTCCTTTCTGCTTTTCACACTGGCGAAAAGATGGGCGACACTCTGGAATGGACTGGAGACACCCTCACAGGCTTTGTAGCTTAA
- a CDS encoding DUF2256 domain-containing protein, which yields MKRVRSKSDLPTKICPVCQRPFTWRKKWADCWDDVKYCSERCRRRRS from the coding sequence ATGAAGCGTGTTCGTTCCAAGTCCGACTTACCCACAAAAATTTGCCCGGTATGTCAACGTCCCTTCACTTGGCGCAAAAAATGGGCTGATTGCTGGGATGATGTGAAATACTGTTCGGAGCGCTGTCGCCGCCGCCGCTCATAA
- a CDS encoding RNA methyltransferase, which translates to MDETTLTRVRIVLVEPAGARNVGAVARVMKNMGLRQLVLVNPQCDRLCEEAVHMAVHALDVLEQAQVVATMPEALSGCTRAIATTARVRSIETNLENPRTALPWLIAEPVSSALIFGPEDRGLSNSELNYAQRFVRIATNPEYPSLNLAAAVGICCYELYSSVISELSSCQVELSDFNNLATFQSDNIETPTETAPLELLEGYYQQMEAVLLKMGYLYPHTATSRMEKFRRIFNRGNLSKEEVAMLRGIFSQMDWALQFLPESAKGDRKQ; encoded by the coding sequence ATGGATGAAACCACATTAACGAGGGTGCGGATTGTGTTGGTGGAGCCAGCTGGCGCTCGAAATGTTGGTGCTGTGGCTCGTGTGATGAAAAATATGGGGCTGCGTCAGTTGGTGCTGGTGAATCCCCAATGCGATCGCCTCTGTGAAGAAGCTGTGCATATGGCAGTTCATGCCCTAGATGTGTTGGAACAAGCCCAGGTAGTTGCAACAATGCCAGAAGCATTATCCGGGTGTACTCGTGCGATCGCTACCACTGCCCGCGTCCGAAGTATAGAAACTAATCTGGAAAATCCCAGAACCGCTTTACCGTGGTTGATTGCAGAACCAGTGTCATCAGCTTTGATTTTTGGCCCCGAAGATCGGGGGTTAAGTAATTCGGAATTGAATTATGCTCAACGATTTGTACGCATTGCCACCAATCCGGAGTATCCTTCTTTAAATCTGGCAGCTGCTGTTGGCATTTGTTGTTACGAGCTTTATTCGTCAGTAATCAGCGAATTGTCAAGTTGTCAGGTTGAGTTGTCAGATTTTAATAACTTGGCAACCTTTCAATCTGACAACATTGAAACGCCGACTGAAACTGCACCCTTAGAACTCTTAGAGGGGTATTATCAGCAGATGGAAGCTGTGTTATTAAAAATGGGTTATCTGTATCCCCACACTGCGACAAGTCGCATGGAAAAATTTCGCCGCATCTTCAATCGAGGTAATTTAAGCAAAGAGGAAGTAGCTATGCTTAGAGGGATTTTTAGTCAAATGGATTGGGCGCTGCAATTTTTACCCGAATCAGCAAAAGGCGATCGCAAGCAATAG